A DNA window from Buttiauxella agrestis contains the following coding sequences:
- the mtr gene encoding tryptophan permease, which produces MATLSTTHASPSIFGGVMIIGGTIIGAGMFSLPVVMSGAWFFWSLAALLVTWFCMLHSGLMILEANLNYRVGSSFDTVTKDLLGKGWNLINGLSIAFVLYILTYAYISASGSVIHHTLGKMSVDFPARFAGLIFALVVAFIVWMSTRAVSRMTTIVLGAKILTFFMTFGGLMWHVEPATLLDSKAINPSYLPYLFMTLPFCLASFGYHGNVPSLMKYYGKDPQTIKRCLIWGTLMALGLYVIWLIGSMGNIPRSDFIAIADKGGNIDVLVGALSGVLNSRALDLLLIVFSNFAVASSFLGVTLGLFDYLADLFKFDDSPVGRLKTALVTFIPPMLGGVIWPDGFIYAIGFAGLAATIWAAIVPALLAKASRKKFGSPIYRVWGGNKMIVLILIFGVTNAAIHILSSFDLLPVYH; this is translated from the coding sequence ATGGCAACCTTATCTACCACTCACGCATCGCCGTCTATTTTCGGCGGAGTCATGATTATTGGCGGCACAATTATTGGTGCCGGGATGTTTTCTCTGCCAGTGGTTATGTCTGGTGCGTGGTTTTTCTGGTCATTAGCCGCGCTGCTGGTGACGTGGTTTTGTATGCTGCACTCTGGTTTGATGATTCTCGAAGCCAATCTTAATTATCGAGTCGGCTCGAGTTTCGATACCGTGACTAAAGACTTATTGGGCAAAGGCTGGAATCTGATTAACGGCCTGTCCATTGCGTTTGTGCTGTATATCCTGACCTATGCCTATATTTCGGCGAGCGGTTCAGTTATCCATCACACGCTTGGCAAAATGTCTGTTGATTTCCCCGCAAGATTTGCCGGGTTGATCTTTGCCCTCGTGGTGGCGTTTATTGTCTGGATGAGCACGCGCGCTGTTAGCCGCATGACCACTATCGTGCTCGGTGCAAAAATACTCACTTTCTTTATGACGTTTGGCGGTTTGATGTGGCACGTCGAACCGGCAACATTGCTGGATAGCAAAGCGATTAATCCGAGCTATTTGCCGTATCTCTTTATGACACTGCCATTTTGTCTCGCCTCATTTGGCTATCACGGTAACGTACCCAGCCTGATGAAGTATTATGGCAAAGATCCGCAAACCATTAAGCGCTGCCTGATTTGGGGAACGCTGATGGCGCTGGGGCTGTATGTCATTTGGTTGATTGGCAGTATGGGTAATATTCCGCGCAGTGACTTCATCGCCATTGCGGACAAAGGCGGCAACATCGATGTGCTGGTAGGGGCGTTGAGCGGTGTGTTGAATAGCCGCGCGCTGGACTTGCTGCTGATCGTGTTCTCTAACTTTGCCGTTGCGAGTTCCTTCCTGGGCGTGACGTTAGGATTATTCGATTACCTTGCTGATTTATTTAAGTTCGACGACTCACCGGTGGGGCGCCTGAAAACCGCGTTGGTGACTTTTATTCCGCCAATGTTAGGCGGTGTTATCTGGCCTGATGGTTTTATCTACGCAATTGGTTTTGCCGGGCTGGCGGCGACTATCTGGGCGGCAATTGTTCCCGCGCTGTTGGCAAAAGCCTCACGTAAAAAGTTTGGCAGCCCAATTTATCGGGTGTGGGGCGGCAATAAAATGATTGTGCTGATTCTGATCTTTGGCGTGACCAACGCAGCAATTCATATCCTTTCAAGCTTCGATCTATTACCGGTTTATCATTAA
- a CDS encoding luciferase-like monooxygenase, whose product MSDITQVPFSLLDLAPIPQGSQPRDAFHRSLDLARLAEKRGYHRYWLAEHHNMTGIASAATSVLIGYLAANTETLRLGSGGVMLPNHSPLVIAEQFGTLETLYPGRIDLGLGRAPGSDQRTMMALRRHMSGDIDNFPRDVSELVSWFDATDPNPVVRPVPGYNAKIPVWLLGSSLYSAQLAAQLGLPFAFASHFAPDMLFQALQLYRAQFKPSARLEKPYAMVCINIVAADSNRDAEFLFTSMQQAFVKLRRGETGQLPPPIENMDNFWSPAEKYGVQQALSMSLVGDTAKVRHGLISLLRETQADEIMVNGQIFDTEARLHSFDLAMDVHESLTS is encoded by the coding sequence ATGTCTGACATCACCCAAGTTCCTTTCTCTCTACTGGATTTAGCCCCGATTCCACAAGGCTCCCAGCCTCGTGATGCGTTCCATCGTTCTCTGGATTTAGCTCGCCTTGCCGAAAAGCGCGGCTACCATCGCTATTGGCTGGCTGAACACCACAATATGACCGGTATCGCCAGTGCGGCGACATCCGTGCTGATTGGCTATCTTGCGGCGAATACCGAGACTTTGCGCCTGGGCTCAGGCGGCGTGATGTTGCCAAACCATTCGCCGTTAGTGATTGCCGAGCAGTTTGGCACGCTGGAAACGCTCTATCCGGGCCGTATCGATTTGGGCCTGGGCCGCGCACCGGGAAGTGACCAGCGCACAATGATGGCGTTGCGCCGTCATATGAGCGGCGATATCGACAATTTCCCGCGCGATGTCAGTGAGCTGGTTTCGTGGTTTGACGCAACCGATCCTAACCCGGTAGTGCGCCCGGTTCCTGGTTACAACGCGAAAATCCCCGTCTGGCTGTTAGGTTCCAGCTTGTATAGCGCGCAGCTGGCCGCGCAACTTGGGTTGCCGTTTGCCTTTGCTTCACACTTTGCTCCAGATATGTTGTTCCAGGCGCTGCAACTTTACCGCGCTCAATTCAAACCGTCTGCACGTCTGGAAAAACCGTACGCGATGGTGTGTATAAATATCGTCGCCGCCGACAGCAACCGTGATGCCGAATTCCTGTTTACCTCTATGCAGCAGGCTTTCGTTAAACTCCGTCGCGGTGAGACTGGCCAACTACCGCCACCGATTGAAAATATGGATAACTTCTGGAGTCCCGCAGAGAAGTATGGCGTTCAGCAAGCGTTGAGCATGTCGCTGGTCGGCGATACAGCGAAGGTGCGCCACGGGCTGATTTCACTGCTGCGGGAAACCCAGGCCGATGAAATCATGGTGAACGGGCAAATTTTTGATACCGAAGCCCGACTACATTCATTTGATTTGGCGATGGATGTGCATGAAAGTTTGACGAGTTAA
- a CDS encoding U32 family peptidase encodes MKYSLGPVLYYWPKETLEKFYQAAANSSAETIYLGESVCSKRRATKTGDWLDMAKNLAGQGKQVVLSTLALVQAPSELNELKRYVENGDFLIEANDLGAVNMAAERKLPFVAGHALNCYNAVTLRLLLKQGMIRWCMPVELSRDWLANMLTQCDELGIRNKFEVEVLSYGHLPLAYSARCFTARSEDKPKDECETCCIKYPVGRNMLSQENQQVFVLNGIQTMSGYVYNLGNELASMKGLVDMVRLSPMGMETLRVLEAFRKNENGNAPLTLAQQSDCNGYWRRVAGLELVTQS; translated from the coding sequence ATGAAATATTCATTAGGGCCGGTGCTTTACTACTGGCCAAAAGAGACACTGGAAAAATTTTATCAGGCTGCCGCAAACAGCAGCGCTGAGACTATTTATCTTGGCGAGTCAGTGTGTAGTAAGCGTCGTGCGACCAAAACTGGCGACTGGTTAGATATGGCGAAAAACCTCGCAGGCCAGGGCAAACAAGTGGTGCTTTCGACCCTCGCCCTGGTTCAGGCTCCGTCTGAACTCAACGAGCTAAAACGTTACGTTGAGAATGGCGATTTCCTGATTGAAGCTAACGATTTGGGTGCGGTGAACATGGCGGCAGAGCGCAAGCTGCCGTTTGTCGCGGGTCATGCGCTTAACTGTTATAACGCGGTGACTCTGCGTCTGTTACTCAAACAAGGCATGATTCGTTGGTGCATGCCTGTGGAGTTGTCACGCGACTGGCTGGCAAACATGCTGACTCAGTGTGATGAGCTAGGTATTCGCAACAAGTTTGAAGTGGAAGTCCTGAGCTACGGTCATTTACCGCTGGCCTATTCTGCGCGCTGCTTTACCGCTCGTTCTGAAGATAAGCCAAAAGATGAATGCGAAACCTGCTGCATTAAATATCCTGTCGGGCGCAATATGCTGTCGCAGGAAAATCAGCAAGTGTTCGTACTTAACGGCATTCAGACCATGAGCGGTTATGTTTACAACCTCGGTAACGAACTGGCATCGATGAAAGGCCTGGTCGATATGGTACGTTTATCGCCGATGGGGATGGAAACATTGCGCGTTCTGGAAGCCTTCCGCAAAAATGAGAATGGTAATGCTCCTTTGACGCTAGCGCAGCAAAGTGATTGCAATGGTTACTGGCGACGCGTCGCTGGATTAGAACTGGTGACTCAGAGCTGA
- the ubiU gene encoding ubiquinone anaerobic biosynthesis protein UbiU produces MELLCPAGNLPALKAAIDNGADAVYIGLKDDTNARHFAGLNFTEKKLQEAVSYVHQHRRKLHIAINTFAHPDGYVRWQRAVDMAAQLGADALILADLAMLEYAAERYPHVERHVSVQASATNEEAIRFYHRHFDVARVVLPRVLSIHQVKQLARVTPVPLEVFAFGSLCIMAEGRCYLSSYLTGESPNTVGACSPARFVRWQQTPQGLESRLNDVLIDRYQDGENAGYPTLCKGRYLVDDQKYHALEEPTSLNTLELLPELLAANIASVKIEGRQRSPAYVTQVAKVWRQAIDRCMADPENYHAQPAWMEALGEMAEGTQTTLGAYHRKWQ; encoded by the coding sequence ATGGAGTTGCTTTGCCCAGCCGGAAACTTACCGGCGTTGAAAGCGGCCATCGATAATGGTGCCGATGCGGTTTACATTGGTCTTAAAGATGACACCAACGCCCGCCATTTTGCTGGACTGAATTTCACGGAGAAGAAACTGCAAGAAGCGGTGAGTTACGTGCATCAACATCGCCGTAAACTGCATATCGCTATCAATACGTTTGCGCACCCTGACGGCTATGTGCGCTGGCAACGAGCAGTGGATATGGCAGCGCAACTCGGAGCCGATGCTTTAATTCTCGCCGATCTGGCGATGCTTGAGTACGCAGCAGAACGATATCCGCACGTTGAGCGCCATGTTTCGGTACAGGCCTCCGCCACCAATGAAGAAGCGATTCGTTTTTATCATCGCCATTTCGATGTCGCGCGAGTGGTTCTGCCGCGCGTGTTATCTATTCATCAGGTAAAACAGTTAGCCAGGGTAACTCCGGTGCCGCTGGAAGTCTTTGCTTTTGGCAGCCTGTGCATTATGGCTGAAGGCCGTTGCTACCTTTCTTCTTATCTGACTGGCGAATCGCCAAATACGGTGGGCGCGTGTTCTCCGGCACGGTTTGTCCGCTGGCAGCAAACGCCGCAAGGGCTTGAGTCGCGTCTCAACGACGTGCTGATTGACCGTTATCAGGATGGTGAAAATGCAGGTTATCCGACGCTGTGTAAAGGTCGCTATCTGGTTGATGACCAGAAATATCACGCGCTTGAAGAGCCAACCAGTCTGAACACGCTTGAACTGCTGCCTGAATTACTCGCGGCAAATATTGCTTCGGTGAAAATTGAAGGTCGCCAGCGCAGCCCGGCGTATGTCACCCAGGTCGCCAAAGTCTGGCGTCAGGCTATCGACCGCTGCATGGCCGATCCGGAAAACTATCACGCTCAACCCGCGTGGATGGAAGCGCTGGGCGAGATGGCCGAAGGCACGCAAACCACACTCGGTGCCTATCACCGTAAATGGCAGTAG
- the ubiT gene encoding ubiquinone anaerobic biosynthesis accessory factor UbiT encodes MLDKLRSRLVHLGPSLLRTPVKLTPFTLKRQVLEQVLGWQFRQAMEEGELEFLENRWLSIEVRDLGLKWFTSVQDNKLVVREDAPADVSFSATANDLLMIAARKQDPDTLFFQRRLVIEGDTELGLYVKNLMDAIELDAMPKPLRILLLQLADFVEAGMKHKPVPESNSVGEPC; translated from the coding sequence GTGTTGGATAAATTGCGTTCACGCCTGGTCCATTTAGGTCCGTCATTGTTAAGAACACCGGTTAAACTGACGCCCTTTACTCTGAAGCGCCAGGTACTTGAACAGGTTCTGGGCTGGCAGTTTCGTCAGGCAATGGAAGAGGGTGAGCTCGAATTTCTTGAGAATCGTTGGTTAAGCATTGAAGTCCGCGATCTCGGCCTGAAGTGGTTTACTTCGGTACAAGATAATAAACTGGTGGTTCGTGAAGACGCTCCTGCTGATGTCAGCTTTAGCGCAACGGCGAATGATTTATTGATGATCGCTGCACGCAAACAAGATCCCGATACCCTGTTTTTCCAGCGTCGCCTGGTTATTGAAGGGGACACCGAATTGGGTCTGTACGTCAAAAATTTAATGGATGCCATTGAGCTGGATGCGATGCCGAAACCTTTACGCATACTGCTGCTGCAACTGGCTGATTTTGTCGAAGCAGGTATGAAACACAAACCTGTTCCAGAAAGTAACTCGGTAGGTGAGCCATGCTAA
- a CDS encoding GNAT family N-acetyltransferase, which produces MLIRVEIPIDAPGIDALLRRSFKGNGEADLVKDLREDGLLTLGVVATDDEGQVVGYAAFSPVAVEGEELQWVGLAPLAVDEAYRGQGLAKQLVYEGLDSLNEFGYAAVVTLGEPALYGRFGFVPAAQFDLRCVWPDTEAYFLIHPLADDALNGVSGLVEYHEHFNREF; this is translated from the coding sequence ATGCTAATTCGTGTAGAAATACCTATTGATGCTCCAGGCATCGACGCTTTACTTCGCCGTTCCTTTAAGGGCAATGGTGAGGCAGATTTAGTGAAGGATTTACGAGAAGACGGCCTGTTAACACTTGGCGTTGTGGCAACCGATGACGAAGGTCAGGTTGTCGGTTACGCCGCCTTTAGCCCAGTTGCGGTCGAAGGTGAAGAGCTTCAGTGGGTTGGCCTGGCACCGCTGGCAGTTGATGAAGCTTATCGTGGTCAGGGGCTGGCAAAACAGCTGGTCTATGAAGGGCTGGATTCACTCAATGAGTTTGGCTACGCGGCGGTTGTCACGTTAGGCGAACCGGCATTGTACGGGCGTTTTGGTTTTGTTCCTGCTGCACAATTCGATTTGCGTTGTGTGTGGCCTGATACCGAAGCCTATTTCCTGATTCATCCGCTGGCCGATGACGCGCTAAATGGCGTAAGTGGATTAGTGGAATATCACGAGCATTTTAACCGAGAGTTTTGA
- a CDS encoding GIY-YIG nuclease family protein: protein MSPWYLYLVRTLDNRLYTGITTDVERRFSQHQAGKGAKALRGRGELTLAFSHLVGDRSSALRLEYRIKQLTKAQKEMLVKGALSFEDLLASLQTSSEIKTLG from the coding sequence ATGTCTCCCTGGTATCTCTATTTAGTTCGCACTCTTGATAACCGTTTATATACCGGTATAACCACCGATGTGGAACGCCGCTTCTCGCAGCATCAGGCTGGAAAAGGCGCTAAAGCATTGCGCGGGAGAGGTGAATTGACGCTGGCATTCAGCCATCTGGTTGGCGATCGTTCAAGCGCCTTGCGCCTGGAATATCGCATCAAGCAGCTAACTAAAGCGCAGAAAGAGATGCTGGTAAAAGGAGCATTGTCGTTTGAAGACCTGCTGGCAAGCCTTCAAACGTCATCAGAGATCAAAACTCTCGGTTAA
- a CDS encoding YhbP family protein: METLNAISRWLNKQHVLTYCAGGHSDLWCANAFYLYDAQRVAFYLLSESHTRHGELIGKQARVAGTVNGQPKTVALIRGVQFRGEITLIEETEAANIRNLYCKRFPVARVMSAPVWEIRLDELKMTDNTLGFGKKLHWLRDDTKLGE; this comes from the coding sequence ATGGAAACTCTCAATGCCATCAGTCGCTGGCTGAACAAACAGCATGTACTGACTTACTGCGCTGGCGGTCATAGTGATTTATGGTGCGCCAATGCGTTCTATTTATACGATGCGCAGCGCGTGGCTTTTTATCTGTTAAGCGAATCCCACACCCGCCATGGCGAGTTGATTGGTAAACAGGCCAGGGTGGCCGGAACCGTTAACGGGCAGCCGAAAACCGTCGCACTGATTCGTGGCGTGCAGTTCCGCGGGGAAATTACGCTGATTGAAGAAACTGAAGCGGCAAATATTCGTAACCTTTACTGCAAACGCTTCCCGGTGGCGAGAGTGATGTCTGCTCCGGTCTGGGAAATTCGGCTCGATGAGCTGAAAATGACAGATAACACGCTCGGTTTTGGGAAAAAACTGCACTGGCTGCGAGATGACACTAAGCTTGGTGAATAA
- a CDS encoding NAD(P)H-binding protein — protein MSRVLLTGATGLIGGHLLRMLIEAPQVSHITAATRRPLPAMSKVTNPHDPQLSDALTQLTEPLDTVFCCLGTTMKEAGSKEAFVLADYTLVVDTAITGQRLGAKHMLVVSAIGANSQSPFFYNRVKGEMEEALIAQDWPRLTIARPSMLIGHRESQRFNESLFAPLFKIMPGKWKSIEARDVAKAMLREALNPSREGVNILDSRQLREIAKAP, from the coding sequence ATGAGCCGGGTTTTGTTAACAGGGGCCACGGGTCTCATTGGCGGGCATCTATTACGCATGTTGATCGAGGCACCGCAAGTCAGCCACATCACTGCGGCGACACGGCGGCCTTTGCCTGCAATGAGTAAAGTCACCAATCCCCACGATCCTCAATTGAGTGATGCACTCACACAATTAACCGAGCCGCTTGATACCGTGTTTTGTTGCCTCGGCACCACGATGAAAGAAGCGGGCAGCAAAGAAGCTTTTGTGCTGGCAGATTACACGCTGGTGGTGGATACCGCCATAACCGGCCAACGCCTTGGCGCGAAGCATATGCTGGTGGTGAGTGCGATTGGCGCTAACAGTCAATCACCGTTTTTCTACAATCGTGTGAAAGGCGAAATGGAAGAGGCGCTGATCGCGCAAGACTGGCCGCGTTTAACCATTGCTCGCCCGTCCATGTTGATTGGGCACCGTGAATCGCAACGTTTTAATGAATCGCTGTTTGCGCCGCTGTTTAAAATCATGCCTGGGAAATGGAAGTCAATTGAAGCCAGAGATGTGGCAAAGGCGATGTTGCGAGAAGCGCTGAATCCGTCTCGCGAAGGTGTGAACATTCTGGACTCGCGGCAGTTGCGGGAAATAGCAAAAGCCCCTTAA
- the nrdG gene encoding anaerobic ribonucleoside-triphosphate reductase-activating protein encodes MRCHQYYPVDIVNGPGTRCTLFVSGCVHECPGCYNKSTWRLNSGTAFTQEMEDRIINDLNDTRIRRQGLSLSGGDPLHPQNIADVLKLVQRVKTECPGKDIWLWTGYKLEELTEAQREVVDLINVLIDGKFVQDLKDPALIWRGSSNQVVHHLR; translated from the coding sequence ATGCGTTGTCATCAATACTACCCGGTAGATATCGTGAACGGGCCAGGGACACGCTGCACGCTGTTTGTTTCTGGCTGCGTGCATGAATGTCCCGGGTGTTACAACAAAAGCACCTGGCGGTTAAATTCAGGCACGGCGTTCACGCAGGAAATGGAAGATCGGATAATCAACGATCTGAATGACACGCGTATTCGCCGCCAGGGGTTGTCGCTTTCGGGCGGCGATCCGCTTCACCCGCAAAACATCGCGGATGTGCTGAAACTGGTGCAACGAGTAAAAACGGAATGTCCCGGCAAAGATATCTGGCTGTGGACGGGTTATAAGCTTGAGGAATTGACCGAAGCTCAACGTGAAGTTGTTGATTTAATCAATGTGCTGATCGACGGTAAATTTGTTCAGGACCTCAAAGATCCGGCGCTTATCTGGCGTGGTAGTAGCAACCAGGTTGTGCATCATTTGCGATAA
- the nrdD gene encoding anaerobic ribonucleoside-triphosphate reductase → MTPHVMKRDGCKVPFTSERIKEAILRAAKAAGVDDADYCATVADIVRVQMEGRSQVDIGEIQTAVENQLMAGDYKQLARAYIEYRHDRDIEREKRGRLNQEIRGLVEQTNSALLNENANKDSKVIPTQRDLLAGIVAKHYASQHLLPRDVVLAHERGDIHYHDLDYSPFFPMFNCMLIDLKGMLTHGFKMGNAEIEPPKSISTATAVTAQIIAQVASHIYGGTTINRIDEVLAPFVTESFEKHRQTAEKWQIPDAEGYALSRTEKECYDAFQSLEYEVNTLHTANGQTPFVTFGFGLGTSWESRLIQTSILRNRIAGLGKNRKTAVFPKLVFAIKDGLNHKAGDVNYDIKQLALECASKRMYPDILNYDQVVKVTGSFKTPMGCRSFLGVYEENGEQIHDGRNNIGVISLNLPRIALEAKGDESAFWKLLDERLELAYKALMTRIARLEGVKARVAPILYMEGACGVRLKADDDVSEIFKNGRASISLGYIGIHETVNALFGNQHVYDSEELRAKAVAIVERLRLATDTWKDETGYGFSLYSTPSENLCDRFCRLDTAEFGVVPGVTDKGYYTNSFHLDVEKKVNPYDKIDFEAPYPPVANGGFICYGEYPNIQHNLQALEDVWDYSYKHVPYYGTNTPIDECYECGFTGEFECTSKGFTCPKCGNHDAARVSVTRRVCGYLGSPDARPFNAGKQEEVKRRVKHLGNGQIG, encoded by the coding sequence ATGACACCGCATGTGATGAAAAGAGACGGGTGCAAAGTGCCTTTCACTTCAGAGCGCATTAAAGAAGCTATTCTTCGTGCAGCTAAAGCAGCGGGAGTCGATGACGCAGACTATTGCGCCACCGTCGCAGACATTGTGCGTGTGCAGATGGAAGGCCGCAGCCAGGTTGATATTGGCGAAATCCAGACCGCCGTTGAAAACCAGTTGATGGCGGGTGACTACAAGCAGCTAGCACGCGCTTACATCGAATATCGCCATGACCGTGATATCGAACGCGAAAAACGTGGTCGCCTGAATCAGGAAATCCGCGGTCTGGTGGAACAAACTAACTCCGCTTTGCTCAATGAAAACGCCAATAAAGACAGCAAAGTTATCCCGACTCAGCGCGATCTTTTAGCCGGTATTGTGGCGAAACACTATGCCTCGCAGCACTTGTTGCCGCGTGATGTGGTGCTAGCGCACGAGCGTGGCGATATTCACTACCACGACCTCGATTACTCACCGTTCTTCCCGATGTTTAACTGCATGCTGATTGACCTCAAAGGCATGCTGACGCACGGCTTTAAGATGGGTAACGCGGAGATTGAGCCACCGAAATCCATCTCTACGGCAACCGCCGTCACGGCGCAAATCATCGCCCAGGTTGCCAGCCATATTTACGGCGGCACCACGATTAACCGTATTGATGAAGTGCTGGCACCGTTCGTCACTGAAAGCTTTGAAAAACATCGCCAGACTGCTGAAAAGTGGCAAATCCCAGATGCCGAAGGCTATGCGCTTTCTCGTACCGAAAAAGAGTGTTACGACGCTTTCCAGTCGCTGGAATATGAAGTCAACACGCTGCACACTGCTAACGGTCAGACACCGTTCGTGACCTTCGGTTTTGGTCTGGGGACCAGCTGGGAATCTCGCCTGATTCAGACTTCTATTCTGCGTAATCGCATTGCGGGTCTGGGCAAAAACCGTAAAACAGCGGTGTTCCCGAAACTGGTCTTTGCGATTAAAGACGGCCTGAACCACAAAGCGGGCGACGTAAACTACGACATTAAACAGCTCGCGCTGGAGTGCGCCAGCAAGCGCATGTACCCGGACATTCTGAACTACGACCAGGTTGTGAAAGTGACCGGTTCGTTCAAAACGCCAATGGGTTGCCGTAGTTTCCTCGGCGTGTATGAAGAAAATGGCGAGCAGATCCACGATGGCCGTAACAATATCGGCGTTATCAGCCTGAACCTGCCGCGTATTGCGCTGGAAGCAAAGGGTGATGAATCTGCCTTCTGGAAACTGCTCGATGAGCGCCTGGAACTGGCATACAAGGCACTGATGACGCGCATTGCACGTCTGGAAGGCGTTAAAGCTCGCGTGGCACCTATCCTGTATATGGAAGGGGCTTGTGGCGTGCGTCTGAAAGCAGACGACGACGTTTCTGAGATTTTCAAAAATGGCCGCGCGTCGATTTCCCTGGGTTACATCGGTATCCACGAAACGGTGAATGCGCTGTTTGGCAATCAACACGTATACGACAGCGAAGAGTTACGCGCGAAAGCCGTCGCTATTGTTGAGCGCCTGCGCCTGGCGACCGACACCTGGAAAGATGAAACCGGCTACGGCTTCAGCCTTTACAGCACGCCAAGTGAAAACCTGTGCGACCGTTTCTGCCGTCTTGATACTGCAGAATTTGGCGTGGTTCCGGGCGTGACAGATAAAGGTTACTACACCAACAGCTTCCACTTAGATGTTGAGAAGAAAGTTAACCCATACGACAAAATCGACTTTGAAGCGCCATACCCACCAGTGGCCAACGGCGGTTTCATCTGTTACGGCGAATATCCAAATATTCAGCACAATCTGCAAGCGCTGGAAGACGTCTGGGATTATAGCTACAAACACGTTCCGTATTACGGCACCAACACGCCAATTGACGAATGCTACGAGTGCGGTTTTACCGGTGAGTTTGAGTGCACCAGCAAAGGCTTCACCTGCCCTAAATGTGGCAACCACGATGCGGCTCGCGTATCCGTAACGCGCCGCGTCTGCGGTTATCTGGGCAGCCCGGATGCACGTCCATTTAACGCCGGTAAGCAGGAAGAAGTTAAGCGCCGCGTGAAGCATTTGGGCAACGGGCAGATTGGTTGA